A genomic stretch from Lathyrus oleraceus cultivar Zhongwan6 chromosome 2, CAAS_Psat_ZW6_1.0, whole genome shotgun sequence includes:
- the LOC127119940 gene encoding lysine-specific demethylase JMJ32 isoform X1 yields the protein MEEKIEELWREVREVSLGSNGSIERLESPPTPLQFLKNFINPNKPCIISNSINHWPALSSWTDPSYLTQTLSSSTVSLHLTPTGAADSITSLPSSSSLCFASAHVERVPFPDALRLINSSDPSKCVAYAQQQNDCFRSEYSSLAEDCDSHIGWATEAFGSEPEAVNLWIGNRHSNTSFHKDHYENLYAVVTGEKRFLLFPPTDVHRFYIRHYPAATYKHSLETGEFDLELEKPTRYVPWCSVDPFPSPENLEDEISKFPLYFNGPPPFECTVKAGEILYLPSMWFHHVRQSGDGGELTIAVNYWYDMQFDIKYAYFNFLQSIDYQSPTNPTMPETLCEKIDSGLDGDDDTK from the exons ATGGAAGAGAAGATAGAAGAACTATGGAGAGAAGTTAGAGAGGTGAGTTTAGGAAGCAATGGAAGCATAGAAAGATTAGAATCACCACCAACACCACTTCAATTCCTCAAAAACTTCATCAACCCAAACAAACCTTGCATCATCTCCAACTCCATCAACCACTGGCCAGCTCTCTCTTCATGGACCGACCCTTCTTACCTCACTCAAACCCTATCTTCCTCCACCGTCTCCCTCCACCTCACCCCCACCGGCGCCGCCGACTCCATTACATCTCTCCCCTCCTCTTCCTCCCTCTGCTTCGCCTCCGCGCATGTCGAGCGCGTCCCGTTCCCCGACGCGCTTCGCCTCATCAATTCCTCTGACCCGTCGAAGTGTGTTGCGTACGCGCAGCAGCAAAATGATTGTTTTCGTTCCGAGTATTCTTCTCTTGCTGAAGACTGTGATTCTCATATTGGTTGGGCTACCGAAGCTTTTGGTTCGGAGCCCGAAGCGGTTAATCTTTGGATTGGTAACCGTCATTCAAATACTTCTTTTCATAAGGATCACTATGAGAATCTCTATGCTGTTGTTACCGGCGAGAAACGGTTTCTCTTGTTTCCTCCTACTGATGTTCATCGCTTCTACATTCGTCACTACCCTGCTGCTACTTACAAACACTCTCTG GAAACTGGAGAGTTTGATTTGGAACTTGAGAAGCCGACTAGGTATGTGCCTTGGTGTAGTGTGGACCCTTTCCCTTCGCCGGAGAATTTGGAGGACGAGATTTCAAAGTTTCCTTTATACTTCAATGGCCCTCCACCCTTTGAGTGTACTGTTAAGGCTGGGGAGATTCTCTACTT GCCAAGCATGTGGTTCCATCATGTTAGACAAAGTGGGGATGGCGGAGAGTTAACTATTGCAGTAAACTATT GGTATGATATGCAGTTTGACATTAAATATGCTTATTTCAACTTTTTACAATCTATTGATTACCAATCTCCTACGAATCCAACAATGCCCGAGACATTATGTGAGAAGATTGATTCAGGTCTTGATGGTGATGATGACACTAAATGA
- the LOC127119940 gene encoding lysine-specific demethylase JMJ32 isoform X3, producing MEEKIEELWREVREVSLGSNGSIERLESPPTPLQFLKNFINPNKPCIISNSINHWPALSSWTDPSYLTQTLSSSTVSLHLTPTGAADSITSLPSSSSLCFASAHVERVPFPDALRLINSSDPSKCVAYAQQQNDCFRSEYSSLAEDCDSHIGWATEAFGSEPEAVNLWIGNRHSNTSFHKDHYENLYAVVTGEKRFLLFPPTDVHRFYIRHYPAATYKHSLETGEFDLELEKPTRYVPWCSVDPFPSPENLEDEISKFPLYFNGPPPFECTVKAGEILYLPSMWFHHVRQSGDGGELTIAVNYWYDMQFDIKYAYFNFLQSIDYQSPTNPTMPETLCEEIDSGLDGDDDTK from the exons ATGGAAGAGAAGATAGAAGAACTATGGAGAGAAGTTAGAGAGGTGAGTTTAGGAAGCAATGGAAGCATAGAAAGATTAGAATCACCACCAACACCACTTCAATTCCTCAAAAACTTCATCAACCCAAACAAACCTTGCATCATCTCCAACTCCATCAACCACTGGCCAGCTCTCTCTTCATGGACCGACCCTTCTTACCTCACTCAAACCCTATCTTCCTCCACCGTCTCCCTCCACCTCACCCCCACCGGCGCCGCCGACTCCATTACATCTCTCCCCTCCTCTTCCTCCCTCTGCTTCGCCTCCGCGCATGTCGAGCGCGTCCCGTTCCCCGACGCGCTTCGCCTCATCAATTCCTCTGACCCGTCGAAGTGTGTTGCGTACGCGCAGCAGCAAAATGATTGTTTTCGTTCCGAGTATTCTTCTCTTGCTGAAGACTGTGATTCTCATATTGGTTGGGCTACCGAAGCTTTTGGTTCGGAGCCCGAAGCGGTTAATCTTTGGATTGGTAACCGTCATTCAAATACTTCTTTTCATAAGGATCACTATGAGAATCTCTATGCTGTTGTTACCGGCGAGAAACGGTTTCTCTTGTTTCCTCCTACTGATGTTCATCGCTTCTACATTCGTCACTACCCTGCTGCTACTTACAAACACTCTCTG GAAACTGGAGAGTTTGATTTGGAACTTGAGAAGCCGACTAGGTATGTGCCTTGGTGTAGTGTGGACCCTTTCCCTTCGCCGGAGAATTTGGAGGACGAGATTTCAAAGTTTCCTTTATACTTCAATGGCCCTCCACCCTTTGAGTGTACTGTTAAGGCTGGGGAGATTCTCTACTT GCCAAGCATGTGGTTCCATCATGTTAGACAAAGTGGGGATGGCGGAGAGTTAACTATTGCAGTAAACTATT GGTATGATATGCAGTTTGACATTAAATATGCTTATTTCAACTTTTTACAATCTATTGATTACCAATCTCCTACGAATCCAACAATGCCTGAGACATTATGCGAGGAGATTGATTCAGGTCTTGATGGTGATGATGACACTAAATGA
- the LOC127119942 gene encoding elongation factor 2, whose protein sequence is FKKKKKKPWITWFVCIQRYCVENLYEGPLDDQYATAIRNCDPDGPLMLYVSKMIPASDKGRFFAFGRVFAGKVSTGLKVRIMGPNFVPGEKKDLYVKSVQRTVIWMGKRQETVEDVPCGNTVALVGLDQFITKNATLTNEKEVDAHPIRAMKFSVSPVVRVAVQCKVASDLPKLVEGLKRLAKSDPMVVCTIEESGEHIVAGAGELHLEICLKDLQDDFMGGAEIVKSDPVVSFRETVLERSCRTVMSKSPNKHNRLYMEARSLEDGLAEAIDDGKIGPRDDPKIRSKILSEEYGWDKDLAKKIWCFGPETTGPNMVVDMCKGVQYLNEIKDSVVAGFQWASKEGALSEENMRGICFKVCDVVLHTDAIHRGGGQVIPTARRVIYASQLTAKPRLLEPVYMVEIQAPEQALGGIYSVLNQKRGHVFEEMQRPGTPLYNIKAYLPVIESFGFSSQLRAATSGQAFPQCVFDHWDMMSSDPLEAGSQASVLVTDIRKRKGLKEQMTPLSDFEDKI, encoded by the coding sequence ttcaaaaaaaaaaaaaaaaaaccatGGATCACTTGGTTTGTTTGTATTCAGAGGTATTGTGTTGAGAATTTGTATGAAGGTCCCCTTGATGATCAATATGCTACTGCTATCAGAAATTGTGATCCTGATGGTCCTCTCATGCTTTATGTGTCAAAGATGATTCCAGCATCTGATAAAGGAAGGTTTTTTGCCTTTGGCCGTGTCTTTGCTGGTAAAGTTTCAACAGGTTTGAAGGTCAGAATTATGGGACCAAATTTTGTACCTGGGGAGAAGAAAGATTTGTATGTGAAGAGTGTTCAGAGAACTGTCATTTGGATGGGAAAGAGGCAGGAGACTGTTGAAGATGTTCCTTGTGGTAACACAGTTGCTTTGGTTGGTTTGGATCAATTTATCACCAAGAATGCTACTCTGACAAATGAGAAGGAAGTCGATGCACACCCTATTCGTGCTATGAAGTTTTCTGTCTCACCTGTTGTGCGTGTTGCTGTTCAGTGCAAGGTTGCTTCAGATCTTCCTAAGCTTGTTGAAGGTCTCAAGCGTCTTGCTAAGTCAGATCCTATGGTTGTTTGTACCATTGAGGAGTCTGGAGAACACATTGTTGCTGGTGCAGGAGAGCTTCATCTAGAAATCTGTTTGAAGGACTTGCAGGATGATTTCATGGGTGGGGCTGAAATTGTCAAATCCGACCCTGTTGTGTCATTCAGAGAGACTGTTCTTGAGAGGTCATGCCGCACAGTGATGAGCAAGTCTCCCAACAAGCACAACCGTTTGTATATGGAAGCAAGATCACTGGAAGATGGGCTTGCAGAGGCCATTGATGATGGCAAGATTGGACCAAGGGATGACCCCAAGATTCGTTCTAAAATCTTGTCAGAAGAGTATGGTTGGGATAAGGATCTTGCTAAGAAAATCTGGTGTTTTGGACCTGAGACCACTGGACCCAACATGGTGGTTGATATGTGTAAGGGAGTTCAGTACTTGAATGAAATCAAGGATTCTGTAGTTGCAGGGTTCCAATGGGCATCCAAAGAAGGTGCTTTGTCAGAAGAAAACATGAGAGGTATCTGCTTTAAAGTGTGTGATGTTGTGTTGCACACTGATGCTATTCACAGAGGTGGTGGTCAGGTCATTCCTACTGCCAGGAGAGTCATCTACGCGTCACAGCTGACAGCCAAACCCAGGCTTCTTGAGCCTGTTTACATGGTTGAAATCCAAGCTCCTGAGCAAGCTCTTGGTGGTATCTACAGTGTTCTTAACCAGAAACGTGGTCACGTGTTTGAAGAAATGCAGAGGCCTGGTACTCCACTTTACAACATCAAAGCATACCTTCCTGTTATTGAGTCTTTTGGATTCTCCAGCCAATTGAGGGCTGCAACATCTGGGCAGGCTTTCCCTCAGTGTGTGTTTGATCACTGGGACATGATGTCCTCGGATCCATTGGAGGCTGGTTCACAAGCTTCAGTACTTGTTACTGATATTCGTAAGAGAAAAGGTTTGAAGGAGCAGATGACCCCACTCTCTGATTTTGAAGACAAGATTTAA
- the LOC127119937 gene encoding pentatricopeptide repeat-containing protein At1g31790, translating to MEAIAVPPPPTAPTHRNADRTSITAPSSNHQLHLRLPLRNPEHKNLSLLHNSPRHPSSQPLTPPTNKKEKNNKRRKCASTSHILPLMDALHFPISVDMYTSLVKECTLSGNPETAIELHTHITRSGVEPPLPLINRILIMFVSCGLLDNARHVFDSMLVRDFHSWAILFVAYYENSEYENATDVFLGMLCQLGVMGFHFPPWIWSCLLTACAYTVNVPLGMQVHGCLLKLGACDHVLISSSLIRFYGRFKCSEDANVVFNKVSRHNTLTWTAKIVSGCKEMHFSEALGDFKEMGRVGIKKDSFTFSSVLKACGRMRNHGSCGEQVHADTIKLGFDSDNYVQCSLVAMYGRSGLLRDAKLVFETTRNERNVDSWNAMLMGYIQNGLYIEAVKFVYQMKAAGMHPHESLLDKLRIACGSSTF from the coding sequence ATGGAAGCCATCGCTGTTCCACCGCCGCCAACAGCACCCACCCACCGTAATGCAGACAGAACTTCAATCACCGCTCCTTCTTCCAACCACCAACTTCACCTTCGATTACCCCTCCGCAACCCCGAACACAAAAACCTCTCTCTCCTTCACAACTCCCCTCGTCACCCCTCTTCACAACCTCTCACTCCTCCGACTAACAAAAAGGAAAAGAACAACAAGAGAAGAAAATGTGCTTCAACTTCACACATCTTGCCTTTGATGGACGCCCTTCACTTTCCTATATCCGTCGACATGTACACCTCTTTGGTCAAAGAATGCACTCTTTCTGGTAACCCAGAAACTGCAATTGAGTTGCATACTCACATAACAAGGAGTGGCGTCGAACCTCCATTGCCTTTAATCAATCGGATTCTCATCATGTTTGTTTCGTGCGGTTTGTTAGACAATGCACGCCATGTGTTTGACTCAATGCTTGTGAGGGATTTTCATTCTTGGGCAATTTTGTTTGTTGCCTATTATGAAAATTCTGAGTATGAGAATGCTACGGATGTTTTTCTCGGCATGTTATGTCAATTGGGTGTGATGGGGTTTCATTTTCCTCCATGGATTTGGTCTTGTCTTCTCACAGCTTGTGCCTACACTGTGAATGTCCCTCTAGGAATGCAGGTCCATGGATGTTTATTAAAGTTGGGTGCTTGTGACCATGTGCTTATAAGTAGCTCTTTAATCAGATTTTACGGGAGATTTAAGTGTTCGGAAGATGCAAACGTTGTTTTTAATAAAGTGTCGCGGCATAACACGTTGACTTGGACTGCTAAAATTGTCAGTGGTTGTAAAGAAATGCATTTCTCCGAGGCTCTTGGTGATTTCAAGGAGATGGGAAGGGTAGGGATAAAGAAGGACAGTTTTACATTTTCCAGTGTTCTCAAGGCATGTGGAAGGATGCGGAATCATGGAAGCTGCGGTGAACAGGTTCATGCTGATACCATCAAATTGGGATTTGACTCAGATAACTATGTGCAGTGTAGTTTGGTAGCCATGTATGGAAGAAGTGGGTTACTAAGAGATGCAAAACTGGTGTTTGAAACAACCCGAAATGAAAGAAATGTCGATAGTTGGAATGCCATGCTTATGGGTTATATACAGAATGGTTTGTACATTGAAGCTGTTAAGTttgtgtatcagatgaaagctGCTGGCATGCATCCACATGAATCACTGCTTGATAAACTAAGAATTGCTTGTGGCAGTTCTACCTTTTAA
- the LOC127119938 gene encoding pentatricopeptide repeat-containing protein At1g31790, whose amino-acid sequence MEAIAVPPPPTAPTHRNADRTSITAPSSNHQLHLRLPLRNPEHKNLSLLHNSPRHPSSQPLTPPTNKKEKNNKRRKCASTSHILPLMDALHFPISVDMYTSLVKECTLSGNPETAIELHTHITRSGVEPPLPLINRILIMFVSCGLLDNARHVFDSMLVRDFHSWAILFVAYYENSEYENATDVFLGMLCQLGVMGFHFPPWIWSCLLTACAYTVNVPLGMQVHGCLLKLGACDHVLISSSLIRFYGRFKCSEDANVVFNKVSRHNTLTWTAKIVSGCKEMHFSEALGDFKEMGRVGIKKDSFTFSSVLKACGRMRNHGSCGEQVHADTIKLGFDSDNYVQCSLVAMYGRSGLLRDAKLVFETTRNERNVDSWNAMLMGYIQNGLYIEAVKLVYQMKAAGMHPHESLLDKLRIACGSSTF is encoded by the coding sequence ATGGAAGCCATCGCTGTTCCACCGCCGCCAACAGCACCCACCCACCGTAATGCAGACAGAACTTCAATCACCGCTCCTTCTTCCAACCACCAACTTCACCTTCGATTACCCCTCCGCAACCCCGAACACAAAAACCTCTCTCTCCTTCACAACTCCCCTCGTCACCCCTCTTCACAACCTCTCACTCCTCCGACTAACAAAAAGGAAAAGAACAACAAGAGAAGAAAATGTGCTTCAACTTCACACATCTTGCCTTTGATGGACGCCCTTCACTTTCCTATATCCGTCGACATGTACACCTCTTTGGTCAAAGAATGCACTCTTTCTGGTAACCCAGAAACTGCAATTGAGTTGCATACTCACATAACAAGGAGTGGCGTCGAACCTCCATTGCCTTTAATCAATCGGATTCTCATCATGTTTGTTTCGTGCGGTTTGTTAGACAATGCACGCCATGTGTTTGACTCAATGCTTGTGAGGGATTTTCATTCTTGGGCAATTTTGTTTGTTGCCTATTATGAAAATTCTGAGTATGAGAATGCTACGGATGTTTTTCTCGGCATGTTATGTCAATTGGGTGTGATGGGGTTTCATTTTCCTCCATGGATTTGGTCTTGTCTTCTCACAGCTTGTGCCTACACTGTGAATGTCCCTCTAGGAATGCAGGTCCATGGATGTTTATTAAAGTTGGGTGCCTGTGACCATGTGCTTATAAGTAGCTCTTTAATCAGATTTTATGGGAGATTTAAGTGTTCGGAAGATGCAAACGTTGTTTTTAATAAAGTGTCGCGGCATAACACGTTGACTTGGACTGCTAAAATTGTCAGTGGTTGTAAAGAAATGCATTTCTCTGAGGCTCTTGGTGATTTCAAGGAGATGGGAAGGGTAGGGATAAAGAAGGACAGTTTTACATTTTCCAGTGTTCTCAAGGCATGTGGAAGGATGCGGAATCATGGAAGCTGCGGTGAACAGGTTCATGCTGATACCATCAAATTGGGATTTGACTCAGATAACTATGTGCAGTGTAGTTTGGTAGCCATGTATGGAAGAAGTGGGTTACTAAGAGATGCAAAACTGGTGTTTGAAACAACCCGAAATGAAAGAAATGTCGATAGTTGGAATGCCATGCTTATGGGTTATATACAGAATGGTTTGTACATTGAAGCTGTTAAGTTGGTGTATCAGATGAAAGCTGCTGGCATGCATCCACATGAATCACTGCTTGATAAACTAAGAATTGCTTGTGGCAGTTCTACCTTTTAA